A single genomic interval of bacterium harbors:
- a CDS encoding flippase-like domain-containing protein, translating into MVAAAAAAVVLYAVRWGMLLAGLGTPVGLGRLTALRAAGQSVSAILPTARLGGDPLRVWLLARSEVPVPPAIASVAVDRALEMGSGAAFAVLFGTILVQHGLPALSGIVASLGFGLVALAVGLWVTSRRLGRGDGLVTALARATGLGRLRALRGGLDVMEGAEHAAAGLLAQPRRVRRAFLAGVAANLVTPLEYWLLLSAFGLPADGVAVVAAIFAAGAAHAMPVPAGIGVLEGGQMWLFGLLGHPPEVGLAVGLAVRLRELVWVVPGLVVLAGMAWWLPRAPEAGAYGLAGADGRSAR; encoded by the coding sequence ATGGTCGCGGCCGCCGCGGCGGCGGTCGTCCTCTACGCCGTGCGCTGGGGGATGCTGCTCGCGGGGCTCGGCACGCCCGTCGGTCTCGGGCGGCTGACGGCGCTGCGCGCGGCCGGGCAGAGCGTCTCGGCGATCCTGCCCACGGCGAGGCTCGGCGGCGATCCGCTGCGCGTCTGGCTGCTGGCGCGCAGCGAGGTGCCGGTGCCGCCGGCGATCGCCAGCGTCGCCGTCGATCGCGCGCTCGAGATGGGCAGCGGCGCCGCGTTCGCGGTGCTGTTCGGAACCATCCTCGTGCAGCACGGGCTGCCGGCGCTGAGCGGCATCGTCGCGAGCCTCGGCTTCGGGCTGGTCGCGCTGGCCGTCGGGCTGTGGGTGACCTCCCGCCGGCTCGGGCGCGGCGACGGCCTCGTCACCGCGCTCGCCCGCGCGACGGGGCTGGGGCGCCTGCGCGCGCTGCGCGGCGGCCTCGACGTCATGGAAGGGGCCGAGCACGCCGCCGCCGGCCTCCTCGCGCAGCCGCGGCGTGTGCGGCGGGCGTTCCTCGCCGGCGTGGCAGCGAACCTCGTCACGCCGCTCGAGTACTGGCTGCTCCTGTCGGCGTTCGGCCTGCCGGCGGACGGTGTGGCGGTGGTCGCGGCCATCTTCGCGGCGGGCGCGGCACACGCGATGCCGGTGCCCGCGGGCATCGGCGTCCTCGAAGGCGGGCAGATGTGGCTCTTCGGGCTGCTCGGCCATCCGCCGGAGGTCGGGCTCGCGGTCGGGCTCGCGGTGCGGCTGCGCGAGCTGGTGTGGGTCGTGCCCGGGCTGGTGGTTCTCGCCGGCATGGCATGGTGGCTGCCGCGGGCTCCCGAGGCGGGCGCCTACGGGCTCGCCGGCGCCGACGGGCGCTCGGCGCGCTGA
- a CDS encoding response regulator, whose protein sequence is MLDRLIDVLRSPDTPESDPTLARTHAELAREIAERRRVEAELRQAEARYRGIVENAVGGIFQTTPDGQYLHVNPALARLYGYDDPAELVRGLVDIGGQLYVDPARRDEFARLLQAQSAVSGFESQVYRRDGSVIWISESARAVRDADGALLHYEGFVEDVTERKRAEAALREAKAAAEAAVRAKSDFLANVSHELRTPMNGVLGMTALALDTELTSEQREYLQVVQDSAEALLDLLNDVLDFSKMEAGRFDLAPAPFALRRNLETIMKGLAVRAHAKGLELVCQVAPDVPDALVGDAGRLRQVVVNLVGNAIKFTEWGEVALRVEPAPAAPGRLGLHLAVHDTGIGIAPEKQAEVFQPFTQADTSATRRFGGTGLGLTITAELVAMMGGTIWVVSAPGAGSTFHCTIELDADTDAPAPGGGQAEILADLPVVVVDDNATSRLHLEEVLVGFGLRPLLAADGEAAFAILRDAIAVGSAVPLLVVDAHMPGLDGAAMVLSLRRDAALAGTRVVLLTAPGHPGEATRSRNLPVEATVAKPLARADLLAALHAALRTPAVAAAPATAAADETPPLRVLVAEDNPVNQMLVRRLLEKMGHSVTVANDGAQALAALEAGGEFALVLMDVQMPEMDGLAATAAIRAREAARGGPRLPILALTAHAMPGDREQCLAAGMDDYLTKPIQVATLCAAIARAVAGRAGTSAAPCVPAAETVLAAVRTNVARLGPLVTAFRTEAPTLVAAAGAALSRRDAAGLVEAAQVLKWIVGSLGDGAVLEAACRLERLGRDGDLDAAADTWVALEQGVAQLARRLAPVNGAG, encoded by the coding sequence GTGCTCGATCGGCTCATCGACGTGCTGCGCTCCCCCGACACTCCGGAGTCGGACCCGACGCTCGCCCGCACCCATGCCGAGCTGGCGCGTGAGATCGCCGAGCGCCGCCGGGTCGAGGCCGAGCTGCGGCAGGCCGAGGCGCGCTACCGCGGCATCGTCGAGAACGCCGTCGGCGGCATCTTCCAGACCACGCCCGACGGCCAGTACCTGCACGTGAACCCGGCGCTCGCGCGCCTGTACGGCTACGACGATCCCGCCGAGCTGGTGCGCGGCCTGGTCGACATCGGCGGCCAGCTCTACGTCGACCCGGCCCGGCGCGACGAGTTCGCGCGCCTGCTCCAGGCGCAGAGCGCGGTGTCGGGGTTCGAGTCGCAGGTCTATCGCCGCGACGGCAGCGTCATCTGGATCAGCGAGAGCGCGCGCGCCGTGCGCGACGCCGACGGCGCGCTGCTCCACTACGAGGGCTTCGTCGAGGACGTCACCGAGCGCAAGCGGGCCGAGGCCGCGCTGCGCGAGGCCAAGGCGGCGGCCGAGGCGGCGGTGCGGGCGAAGAGCGACTTCCTCGCCAACGTCAGCCACGAGCTGCGCACGCCGATGAACGGCGTCCTCGGCATGACGGCGCTGGCCCTCGATACCGAGCTGACGAGCGAGCAGCGCGAGTATCTCCAGGTCGTGCAGGACTCGGCCGAGGCGCTGCTCGACCTGCTGAACGACGTCCTCGACTTCTCGAAGATGGAGGCTGGCCGCTTCGACCTCGCACCGGCGCCGTTCGCGCTGCGGCGCAACCTCGAGACCATCATGAAGGGCCTCGCCGTGCGGGCGCATGCGAAGGGGCTGGAGCTGGTCTGCCAGGTGGCGCCCGACGTGCCCGACGCGCTCGTCGGCGACGCCGGGCGGCTGCGGCAGGTCGTCGTGAACCTCGTCGGCAACGCCATCAAGTTCACCGAGTGGGGCGAGGTCGCGCTGCGGGTCGAGCCGGCGCCCGCGGCGCCGGGGCGCCTCGGCCTCCATCTGGCCGTGCACGACACCGGCATCGGCATCGCGCCGGAGAAGCAGGCGGAGGTCTTCCAGCCGTTCACGCAGGCGGACACCTCGGCCACGCGACGCTTCGGCGGCACCGGGCTCGGGCTCACGATCACGGCGGAGCTGGTCGCGATGATGGGCGGCACGATCTGGGTGGTGAGCGCGCCCGGCGCCGGGAGCACGTTCCACTGCACGATCGAGCTGGACGCCGACACGGATGCGCCCGCGCCCGGCGGCGGGCAGGCGGAGATCCTCGCCGACCTGCCGGTCGTCGTGGTCGACGACAACGCCACGAGCCGGCTCCATCTCGAGGAGGTGCTCGTCGGCTTCGGCCTGCGTCCGCTGCTCGCGGCGGACGGCGAGGCGGCGTTCGCGATCCTGCGCGACGCGATCGCCGTCGGCAGCGCGGTGCCGCTGCTGGTCGTCGACGCGCACATGCCGGGGCTCGACGGCGCCGCGATGGTGCTGTCGCTGCGCCGGGACGCCGCGCTCGCGGGCACGCGCGTCGTGCTGCTGACCGCCCCCGGGCACCCCGGCGAGGCCACCCGCAGCCGGAACCTGCCGGTCGAGGCCACGGTGGCGAAGCCGCTCGCGCGGGCGGACCTGCTCGCCGCGCTGCATGCCGCGCTTCGCACGCCGGCGGTGGCCGCCGCGCCGGCGACCGCCGCCGCGGACGAGACGCCGCCGCTGCGCGTCCTGGTCGCCGAGGACAACCCGGTGAACCAGATGCTCGTGCGCCGGCTGCTCGAGAAGATGGGCCACAGCGTGACGGTCGCGAACGACGGTGCGCAGGCGCTCGCGGCGCTCGAGGCCGGGGGCGAGTTCGCGCTCGTCCTGATGGACGTGCAGATGCCGGAGATGGACGGCCTCGCGGCGACCGCCGCCATCCGCGCCCGTGAGGCGGCGCGCGGCGGGCCGCGGCTGCCGATCCTCGCGCTGACGGCGCACGCGATGCCCGGCGACCGCGAGCAGTGCCTGGCCGCAGGGATGGACGACTACCTGACGAAGCCGATCCAGGTGGCGACCCTGTGTGCCGCGATCGCGCGCGCCGTGGCGGGCCGCGCCGGCACGAGCGCCGCGCCGTGCGTGCCTGCGGCCGAGACCGTCCTGGCCGCGGTGCGCACCAACGTGGCGCGCCTCGGCCCGCTGGTGACCGCGTTCCGCACCGAGGCGCCGACGCTGGTCGCGGCCGCCGGGGCCGCGCTCTCGCGACGCGACGCCGCCGGCCTCGTCGAGGCGGCGCAGGTGCTGAAGTGGATCGTGGGCAGCCTCGGCGACGGCGCGGTGCTGGAGGCCGCGTGCCGCCTCGAGCGGCTCGGCCGCGACGGCGATCTCGATGCGGCGGCGGATACGTGGGTGGCGCTGGAGCAGGGCGTCGCCCAGCTCGCCCGCCGGCTGGCGCCGGTGAACGGCGCCGGCTGA